One Thermodesulfovibrionales bacterium DNA segment encodes these proteins:
- a CDS encoding SDR family oxidoreductase, with product MNNEIRELFSLEGSVTIVTGALGLLGREHCRCLAQAGAHVIAADLAEERCREFASSLPTPSRGYFLDVTDADSVRWLLDAVMNEFSRIDVLVNNAGVNDMFEDPLLALQESMFEYYPLQMWKRFMDVNVSGVFLCSQVFGSQMKKQGKGSIINIASTYGIVAPDQSLYRTPAGEQAFFKSPAYPTSKGAVIAFTRYLAAYWGPAGVRVNALSPGGVRNGQDSFFVEKYSSKTPLGRMANPHDYRGALIFLASDASSYITGENLVADGGWTII from the coding sequence ATGAATAATGAAATAAGGGAGCTCTTTAGCCTGGAGGGGAGCGTCACGATTGTGACCGGTGCCCTCGGCCTCCTCGGCCGGGAGCATTGCCGCTGTCTTGCACAGGCAGGCGCCCATGTGATCGCAGCCGATCTTGCAGAAGAGCGCTGCAGGGAATTCGCCTCGAGTCTTCCGACGCCCTCGCGGGGATACTTTCTCGATGTGACTGATGCCGATTCTGTGCGATGGCTTCTTGACGCGGTCATGAATGAATTCAGCCGCATCGATGTGCTCGTGAACAATGCGGGGGTGAACGATATGTTCGAAGACCCTCTCCTCGCCCTTCAGGAATCCATGTTTGAATACTATCCTCTCCAGATGTGGAAACGGTTCATGGATGTGAACGTGTCGGGTGTCTTCCTCTGCTCACAGGTCTTTGGAAGCCAGATGAAGAAGCAGGGAAAGGGAAGCATCATCAACATTGCATCCACTTACGGTATTGTGGCTCCGGACCAGTCGCTCTACCGTACACCTGCGGGGGAGCAGGCGTTCTTCAAGTCCCCTGCCTATCCGACGAGCAAAGGAGCCGTCATCGCCTTTACCCGCTATCTTGCCGCCTACTGGGGACCTGCCGGTGTTCGGGTGAACGCCCTCTCGCCGGGAGGGGTCAGAAACGGACAGGATAGTTTCTTTGTTGAGAAGTACTCCAGTAAGACACCCCTCGGCAGGATGGCCAATCCCCATGACTACCGGGGTGCCCTCATCTTCCTCGCAAGCGACGCCTCGAGCTACATCACCGGTGAGAACCTCGTTGCTGACGGCGGGTGGACCATTATATGA
- a CDS encoding HAD-IA family hydrolase, whose translation MKERAGRIRLLLTDIDGVWTDTGVYYSERGEEMKRFSLRDGMGVERLRKLAGIETGIVTGENSGAVMRRAEKLGIREVHLQVQDKEATVSEIMKRRALMPEEVAFIGDDTNDIGAMNAVGLCACPADAVPEVLQIAHFVSTNRGGFGAFREFAEMIISHITRPA comes from the coding sequence ATGAAGGAAAGAGCGGGGAGAATAAGGCTCCTCCTTACTGACATCGACGGAGTCTGGACCGACACGGGAGTCTATTATTCGGAGCGGGGCGAGGAGATGAAACGATTTTCACTGAGGGACGGGATGGGTGTGGAACGGCTCCGCAAACTGGCGGGGATCGAGACCGGCATTGTCACCGGCGAAAACTCCGGCGCCGTCATGAGGAGGGCCGAGAAACTCGGGATCAGGGAGGTTCACCTTCAGGTCCAGGACAAGGAAGCGACGGTGAGTGAAATCATGAAGAGACGGGCGCTGATGCCAGAAGAAGTCGCATTCATCGGTGATGACACGAACGACATCGGTGCGATGAATGCGGTCGGCCTCTGCGCGTGCCCTGCCGACGCCGTGCCGGAGGTGCTTCAGATCGCCCATTTCGTTTCGACGAATAGAGGAGGCTTTGGGGCATTCCGCGAGTTCGCGGAAATGATTATTTCCCACATAACCAGGCCGGCATAA
- a CDS encoding N-acetylneuraminate synthase family protein has translation MNHARRVRVKDRFIGENEPVYIIAEIGINHNGSLDLALQLIDGALFAGCNAVKFQKRTPELCVPKSQWHQERNTPWGRMTYIEYRHKVEFSVEQYARIDAYCKAKGIDWFASCWDEESVDVIEQFNPSIYKAPSASLTDIPLLKKMKATGKPLIISTGMSTAEEIGEAVRQLGTDNLLIAHSTSAYPCNVTELNLRMIRSLREQYPETPIGYSGHEVGLAPSWAAISLGATFIERHVTLDRSMWGTDQAASVEIIGMYRLVKDIRDIEKAMGDGVKRVYESEMSARGKLRRQFAEKERCLA, from the coding sequence ATGAATCACGCAAGAAGAGTAAGGGTGAAGGACCGATTCATCGGTGAAAATGAACCGGTGTATATCATCGCTGAGATCGGCATAAACCACAACGGCTCCTTGGACCTTGCACTCCAGTTGATCGACGGCGCCCTCTTCGCGGGCTGTAATGCAGTCAAATTTCAGAAACGCACACCTGAGCTTTGCGTGCCCAAGTCCCAGTGGCACCAGGAACGGAACACCCCTTGGGGGAGGATGACCTATATCGAATACCGTCACAAGGTTGAGTTTTCCGTTGAGCAGTATGCGCGGATCGATGCCTATTGCAAGGCAAAAGGGATAGACTGGTTTGCCTCGTGCTGGGACGAGGAGTCCGTTGACGTTATCGAGCAGTTCAACCCTTCGATCTACAAGGCTCCGTCAGCCTCTTTGACCGACATCCCCCTCCTCAAGAAGATGAAGGCGACGGGAAAGCCCCTCATCATCTCCACCGGGATGTCAACAGCTGAGGAGATCGGTGAGGCTGTGCGTCAGCTCGGTACGGACAACCTCCTTATCGCACATTCCACCTCGGCTTATCCATGCAATGTCACCGAGCTGAACCTTCGGATGATCAGGTCTCTCCGGGAACAGTATCCTGAGACGCCTATAGGATACTCAGGGCATGAGGTCGGTCTCGCCCCGAGCTGGGCAGCGATCAGCCTGGGCGCAACCTTTATCGAACGGCATGTCACCCTCGACAGGTCAATGTGGGGGACCGACCAGGCGGCATCTGTCGAGATCATCGGAATGTATCGGCTCGTCAAGGACATCAGGGACATCGAGAAGGCGATGGGCGATGGAGTAAAAAGGGTCTATGAAAGCGAGATGAGTGCGCGGGGAAAGCTCCGCAGACAATTCGCGGAAAAGGAGCGCTGTCTGGCATGA
- a CDS encoding multidrug efflux SMR transporter — MRMHWIYLAAAGLFEIGWIFSLKFSEGFTRVAPLISYALCGLGAAFFLSQSLKELPVGLAYAVWTGTAIVGSNVIAVLFLGEPASVARILYVLMIVGGVAGLRLST, encoded by the coding sequence ATGAGAATGCACTGGATCTATCTTGCTGCGGCAGGGCTTTTTGAGATAGGCTGGATATTCAGTCTGAAATTCTCTGAAGGCTTTACCAGAGTGGCGCCGCTTATTTCTTATGCCCTCTGCGGACTGGGAGCGGCCTTTTTCCTTTCTCAGTCTCTGAAAGAACTTCCCGTTGGATTGGCCTATGCAGTCTGGACCGGAACCGCTATTGTTGGCAGCAACGTGATTGCGGTCCTCTTCCTTGGCGAGCCCGCGAGTGTGGCGCGCATACTTTATGTCCTCATGATCGTGGGAGGTGTCGCAGGCCTAAGGCTTTCGACGTAG
- a CDS encoding CAP domain-containing protein — MIPLLIILLLASQSFAEPAEPRVNTKELETRIHELINIERHHAGLRPLALDAMLTAIARGHSRDMAERDYFSHRSPEGEDFLSRYKKKGFVCSVRVGQHIYGGAENISQNNLFSSVTYMDTGAHYSWNSLEEIARSTVRGWLKSPGHRENILQPVFRSHGIGASIKDGKVYITENFC, encoded by the coding sequence ATGATCCCTTTACTCATAATTCTTCTCCTGGCTTCTCAATCCTTTGCCGAACCTGCCGAGCCACGCGTTAATACAAAAGAGCTGGAGACCAGGATCCATGAGCTGATCAATATCGAAAGGCACCATGCGGGACTGAGGCCCCTCGCACTGGATGCAATGCTCACCGCCATTGCAAGGGGACATAGCCGGGACATGGCTGAAAGGGATTACTTCTCCCATAGAAGCCCCGAGGGAGAGGACTTCCTCTCGAGATATAAGAAAAAGGGTTTTGTCTGTTCAGTGCGTGTTGGCCAGCACATTTATGGGGGCGCCGAGAACATATCTCAGAACAATCTCTTCTCTTCAGTCACATACATGGACACGGGGGCCCATTACTCCTGGAACAGCCTTGAAGAGATCGCCCGTTCAACGGTCAGGGGCTGGTTGAAAAGCCCCGGGCACAGGGAAAATATCCTTCAGCCCGTCTTCAGGTCCCATGGCATAGGCGCCTCCATAAAAGACGGGAAGGTATATATCACAGAGAACTTCTGCTGA
- a CDS encoding nitroreductase family protein: protein MNAIIEAIRTRRSIRSYQSKPVSRDIVDLIIDAGNEAPSAMNSQPWRFVVIEDPEVKKKLLKAALPNAKRILDLVRESDPVRYETITRRLNELPDPVYYSAPVIIFVIGSGRYADHSCPLACENMMLAAHSLGLGSCWVGFGSMVTDDEEVKGILDLKDDETIFGPILLGYPTAHPERPQKEEPAVKWV from the coding sequence ATGAACGCTATCATCGAAGCGATAAGGACGAGAAGGTCAATCAGGTCCTATCAGTCAAAACCGGTATCCCGCGATATCGTCGATCTGATCATCGACGCAGGCAACGAAGCCCCGTCGGCAATGAACAGCCAGCCATGGAGGTTCGTGGTCATTGAAGACCCTGAGGTGAAGAAGAAGCTGCTCAAGGCTGCCCTTCCGAACGCAAAGAGGATTCTCGATCTGGTGAGGGAGTCCGATCCTGTGAGGTATGAGACGATCACCCGGCGGCTCAATGAATTGCCCGATCCTGTTTACTACTCCGCTCCGGTGATCATCTTCGTTATCGGATCGGGGCGTTACGCCGACCATTCCTGTCCGCTTGCCTGCGAGAACATGATGCTCGCCGCTCATTCCCTGGGGCTGGGAAGCTGCTGGGTCGGCTTCGGCTCCATGGTGACTGATGACGAGGAGGTAAAAGGGATCCTCGATCTCAAGGATGACGAGACAATATTCGGTCCCATCCTTCTTGGGTATCCCACGGCCCATCCTGAGAGGCCTCAAAAGGAGGAGCCCGCGGTGAAATGGGTTTAA